Proteins encoded by one window of Rutidosis leptorrhynchoides isolate AG116_Rl617_1_P2 chromosome 7, CSIRO_AGI_Rlap_v1, whole genome shotgun sequence:
- the LOC139857600 gene encoding THO complex subunit 4D-like, with translation MSNLDMSLDDMIKSRRTTEKGSRGRGGKTRRGRGGQGGGPVANGRRPTGQPRKGPLRVNARPSAHTIAKPFRRPKSLPWQRDLLEESLKSTGLPGLDDGAKLYVSNLDIGVTNEDIRELFSEIGELKRYAIHYDKSGRPNGTAEVMFTRRSDAFQALKRYNNVQLDGKPMRIEIVGSKSDAPLAPRVNVVGGVNGQRTVVMMPGAGRGRRGGAFNRISGRAIRGGAKSGRGGAKNVGGGRGRGSGRGQGGGGRGRGRGKKGAVEKSADELDKELENYHAMQT, from the exons ATGTCAAATTTGGATATGTCACTTGATGATATGATTAAAAGTAGGCGTACTACCGAGAAAGGTAGTAGAGGACGAGGTGGCAAAACTCGTCGTGGGCGAGGAGGACAAGGAGGCGGGCCCGTTGCTAACGGTAGAAGACCCACAGGGCAACCTCGCAAAGGTCCCCTAAGGGTGAATGCTCGGCCATCAGCTCATACTATTGCTAAG CCTTTTCGCAGACCCAAGAGTTTGCCTTGGCAGCGTGATCTGTTGGAAGAGAGTCTAAAATCAACCGGTCTACCTGGATTGGATGATGGTGCAAAGTTATACGTCTCTAATTTGGATATTGGAGTGACAAACGAAGATATAAGG GAACTGTTCTCTGAGATTGGAGAGCTGAAAAGATATGCAATTCATTATGATAAAAGTGGTCGTCCAAAT GGAACAGCTGAAGTGATGTTTACTAGAAGAAGTGATGCATTTCAAGCACTTAAACGTTACAATAATGTTCAGCTCGATGGGAAGCCTATGAGGATTGAGATTGTTGGCTCCAAGTCGGATGCTCCTCTCGCACCTCGTGTAAATGTGGTTGGAGGAGTAAATGGACAGAGGACGGTTGTGATGAT GCCTGGAGCGGGTCGTGGTAGACGAGGTGGTGCATTTAATCGAATATCTGG TCGAGCAATACGTGGTGGCGCAAAGAGTGGACGTGGTGGTGCAAAGAATGTCGGTGGCGGTCGTGGGCGTGGTAGTGGGCGGGGACaaggtggtggtggccgtgggcGTGGTAGAGGAAAGAAGGGAGCAGTTGAAAAATCGGCTGATGAACTTGACAAGGAATTGGAGAACTATCACGCCATGCAAACTTAA